A single Metarhizium brunneum chromosome 5, complete sequence DNA region contains:
- the NPC2 gene encoding Phosphatidylglycerol/phosphatidylinositol transfer protein — protein sequence MAWLATCLTVVAADSLKVPGESPLEFCNSNRDHDAVQIDKVDISPNPPKPGKPLIVTFEGVVKKNIADGAYAKVVVKYGLIQLLSTTVDFCEQTQNVDLNCPLEPGKMVITKSIDMPSVIPPGTYNVLADAYTDDDENISCLKATVNFPRPGLLGEEL from the exons atggcctggcTGGCGACCTGCCTGACCGTGGTAGCAGCGGACAGTCTCAAAGTTCCAGGGGAATCCCCCTTGGAGTTTTGCAACTCTAATCGCGACCACGACGCCGTACAAATTGACAAAGTTGACATTTCTCCTAATCCTCCTAAACC GGGAAAGCCTCTAATCGTCACCTTCGAGGGGGTCGTCAAGAAGAACATCGCCGACGGCGCCTACGCCAAGGTTGTCGTGAAATATGGTCTGATCCAACTCCTCTCCACTACAGTGGACTTTTGCGAGCAGACGCAGAACGTCGACCTCAACTGCCCTCTTGAGCCTGGCAAAATGGTCATCACGAAGAGCATCGACATGCCCTCTGTGATTCCTCCG GGGACGTACAATGTTCTCGCTGATGCGTACACGGACGATGACGAGAACATTTCCTGCCTCAAGGCTACTGTCAACTTTCCACGGCCtgggcttcttggcgagGAGCTTTGA